A single Paenibacillus sp. FSL R5-0517 DNA region contains:
- a CDS encoding alcohol dehydrogenase catalytic domain-containing protein, whose protein sequence is MKALVYQDLKQVTYQEIEEPTIQKPNQVKIKIYGSGICGTDLNIVKGKVPANKGTIIGHEGVGTVVEVGEEVRGFKIGDRVLVDPTQSCGTCSYCREGLFIYCENFDDYQVGMTTHGTFAEYFVGDEKYIYAIPDSMSWETAMMIEPLGCVLQTFMKAGTKPSDAVLVLGSGAIGSLCQLVSKRLARLTVGTEVDPYRKEFASGIADHVFYPQDLTLDQVYEINNNKKFDIVVDAVGNQLHVGFEMIAKGGKIIPMGYDDSYEVTFKSTAVINDGISIIGAVANHSMISTALKFAQSIPELEQMVTAKELLSDYERAFNGTIGYDMHTGEKLPMNSVKTALIL, encoded by the coding sequence ATGAAAGCACTCGTATATCAGGATCTCAAACAGGTGACTTATCAGGAGATTGAGGAGCCAACCATTCAAAAGCCAAACCAGGTGAAAATCAAAATCTATGGTTCAGGTATCTGTGGTACAGATCTGAACATTGTCAAAGGCAAAGTACCTGCCAATAAAGGCACGATTATCGGTCATGAGGGTGTGGGCACCGTTGTTGAGGTGGGTGAAGAAGTTCGCGGTTTCAAGATTGGCGATCGGGTATTGGTTGATCCCACGCAATCTTGCGGAACCTGCTCCTATTGCCGTGAAGGTCTGTTCATCTACTGCGAGAATTTTGATGACTATCAAGTAGGGATGACGACACATGGAACCTTTGCTGAATATTTTGTTGGGGACGAAAAGTATATCTATGCCATCCCGGATTCCATGAGCTGGGAAACGGCCATGATGATCGAACCACTGGGATGTGTGCTTCAGACGTTCATGAAAGCAGGGACTAAGCCAAGCGACGCTGTGCTGGTCCTCGGTTCAGGTGCAATCGGTTCCCTGTGTCAGCTTGTGAGTAAACGATTGGCAAGGCTTACTGTAGGCACGGAAGTTGATCCATATCGCAAAGAGTTCGCTTCAGGGATCGCAGATCATGTGTTCTATCCTCAGGATCTGACACTGGATCAAGTATACGAGATCAATAATAACAAGAAGTTTGATATTGTGGTGGACGCGGTTGGTAACCAGCTTCATGTGGGATTTGAGATGATTGCCAAAGGTGGAAAGATTATTCCGATGGGATATGACGACAGCTATGAGGTGACTTTCAAATCAACAGCCGTGATTAATGATGGCATCAGTATCATTGGTGCAGTTGCTAACCACTCGATGATCAGCACGGCACTGAAATTTGCCCAAAGCATCCCGGAGCTGGAACAAATGGTGACAGCCAAAGAACTGCTGAGTGATTATGAACGGGCCTTTAATGGAACGATTGGTTATGACATGCATACTGGAGAGAAATTGCCGATGAACTCGGTCAAAACAGCTCTTATCCTATAA
- a CDS encoding MFS transporter, producing MKLLQDLPKNPRYSILLEPVWAIPGTIVLFYAPLYMKEAGLSDIEIGLINSVNLYFAFIFQLFAGSITNKLGRKRTTLIFDLLAWSVPMFIWAFSQNFWLFLIAYLLNATSKFVTVAFNCLIIEDVEEHKRSKVFAILNMIITGAGVLTPIAGVVIADFGIVPTLASIYFVGGILMTAMFFIRNRYTDETEVGKELMGLHSKTRVLQSLGASLRLFGKSFYKRRLFPIILITVLSNLILQLNFFQVIFFKEQLKFDDRVISFIPVVTAVTVMLLYLVIIPRLKRRSEEKYVGFSIVLSTAGAILFLLIPVGNIGMLFLTLIVLAAGNFILQTYRDSLLMNRLGTHEKADMFSAVQTVMTLTAIPSGYLTGLLYHHNPTLLFSVILGLYIVLMIIMFFLPDPQKHSQVLKPYKNM from the coding sequence TTGAAATTGCTTCAAGATTTGCCGAAGAATCCACGCTACTCCATTTTACTCGAACCGGTATGGGCCATTCCGGGCACGATCGTTCTCTTCTACGCTCCTTTATATATGAAGGAAGCCGGACTTTCGGATATCGAAATCGGTTTAATCAATTCGGTGAATCTTTATTTTGCTTTTATCTTTCAATTGTTTGCGGGTTCCATTACCAATAAGCTGGGGCGTAAACGAACAACGCTGATCTTCGACCTGCTTGCCTGGAGTGTTCCTATGTTCATCTGGGCTTTCTCCCAGAACTTCTGGCTGTTTCTGATCGCCTACTTGCTTAACGCAACATCGAAGTTTGTAACGGTTGCCTTTAACTGTCTGATCATAGAGGATGTTGAGGAACACAAACGATCCAAGGTATTTGCTATTCTCAACATGATTATTACAGGAGCCGGGGTACTTACGCCAATTGCAGGAGTTGTTATAGCTGATTTTGGAATTGTACCTACACTGGCCAGCATTTACTTTGTCGGGGGCATCCTCATGACGGCCATGTTTTTCATTCGTAATCGATACACGGATGAGACCGAGGTTGGTAAGGAGCTTATGGGATTGCATAGTAAAACTCGCGTGCTTCAGAGCTTGGGAGCCAGTCTGCGCCTGTTCGGCAAATCGTTCTATAAACGAAGACTGTTCCCGATCATTCTGATTACGGTGTTGTCGAATCTGATTTTGCAGCTGAATTTCTTTCAGGTCATTTTCTTCAAGGAACAGTTGAAATTCGATGACCGTGTCATTTCGTTTATCCCAGTGGTGACTGCGGTAACCGTCATGCTGCTCTATCTGGTCATTATTCCGCGACTGAAACGGCGTTCGGAAGAGAAGTATGTTGGTTTTTCCATTGTGCTTAGTACGGCGGGGGCCATTCTCTTTCTGTTGATTCCGGTGGGGAATATAGGCATGTTGTTTCTCACGCTAATCGTGCTCGCTGCGGGTAACTTCATTTTGCAGACGTATCGAGATTCCCTGCTGATGAACCGATTGGGGACGCATGAAAAAGCCGACATGTTCTCGGCTGTGCAGACGGTTATGACGTTAACAGCTATTCCATCGGGTTACCTGACGGGCTTGCTCTACCATCACAATCCAACGCTGTTGTTCAGTGTCATTCTTGGTCTATACATCGTACTCATGATCATCATGTTCTTCCTGCCTGATCCACAAAAGCACTCCCAAGTGCTGAAACCTTACAAAAATATGTAG
- a CDS encoding DUF1349 domain-containing protein, whose translation MTNIMTTEARNQWSWMNEPESWSYTDQGGVVVEAKADTDFFQDPAGKHIRATAPFLSMPVPSDFEITTQLTVDMKNQYDSGCLMVMADDLNWCKICFEYDGKAPTIVSVVTRDGSSDDCNSVEVSVSNPYLRIRKVEDCISFFYSPDGEEWKLIRYFGMPTQGELRAGLVAQSPTGTGCTCHFLSVNVTRPDLTARF comes from the coding sequence ATGACGAACATAATGACAACAGAAGCGCGGAATCAGTGGAGCTGGATGAACGAGCCCGAGAGCTGGTCCTACACGGATCAGGGAGGTGTGGTGGTGGAAGCGAAAGCGGATACTGACTTTTTCCAGGACCCTGCGGGCAAGCATATTCGTGCAACTGCACCCTTCCTGTCCATGCCTGTACCTAGTGACTTCGAAATCACAACCCAGTTAACCGTAGATATGAAAAATCAATATGATTCCGGATGCCTGATGGTCATGGCGGATGATCTCAATTGGTGCAAAATTTGTTTTGAGTATGATGGAAAAGCACCTACCATCGTGTCGGTGGTCACACGTGATGGTTCATCCGATGATTGTAATTCGGTTGAAGTCTCTGTATCTAATCCCTATCTGCGTATACGCAAAGTAGAGGACTGCATATCATTCTTTTATTCTCCTGATGGGGAAGAGTGGAAACTTATTCGATATTTCGGCATGCCGACACAAGGGGAACTTCGAGCTGGATTAGTTGCACAATCGCCGACTGGAACGGGCTGTACATGTCACTTTTTGTCTGTCAATGTTACTCGTCCGGACTTGACTGCACGCTTCTAA
- a CDS encoding HAD family hydrolase, translating into MVKAFIFDFDGLIVDTETPWYYAFRDIYEEHGVELGLDLWSKNVGTSFEEFHPFLYLEQALQRKIDHEHIKLLSEQKYEAYLGQAAILPGVNELLQSAREKGIQLAVASSSTRDWVHGYLKKLGIFDYFKVVHTSEDVKRVKPDPELYLLALQSLGIEASEAIVFEDSPNGLKAANAAGIRCIIVPNEVTRSLEFAMHELRLSSLAEIDMEIL; encoded by the coding sequence ATGGTAAAAGCTTTCATATTTGATTTTGATGGACTCATTGTGGATACAGAGACGCCGTGGTATTATGCGTTTCGCGATATCTATGAAGAGCACGGTGTTGAACTTGGTCTGGACCTATGGTCGAAAAATGTGGGAACGTCCTTTGAGGAATTTCATCCTTTTTTGTATCTGGAGCAGGCGCTTCAAAGAAAAATTGATCATGAGCATATCAAACTGCTCTCAGAACAGAAATACGAAGCTTATTTGGGACAGGCGGCTATTCTTCCAGGGGTGAATGAATTGCTTCAGTCTGCGAGGGAAAAGGGGATTCAGCTTGCCGTTGCTTCCAGCTCCACACGGGACTGGGTTCATGGTTACTTGAAGAAATTAGGCATTTTTGATTATTTCAAAGTCGTTCATACATCTGAAGATGTGAAGCGAGTGAAACCTGATCCTGAACTGTACCTTCTTGCTCTCCAGAGTCTGGGAATCGAGGCTTCGGAAGCGATTGTGTTCGAAGACTCTCCTAACGGACTGAAGGCAGCCAACGCCGCAGGTATTCGTTGCATCATCGTGCCTAACGAGGTAACGCGTAGTCTGGAATTCGCCATGCATGAACTGCGGTTATCCTCGCTGGCCGAGATTGATATGGAGATTCTCTAA
- a CDS encoding AraC family transcriptional regulator: protein MPKPSMGNPLDTDMPLMITGQNQLTVDELMNWSDHSRDYSIVQCIGGTGRIAAKNHEFSIKKGTALILFPEVTYRYHNLSDSLRFDCLSFNGYLLPRFLHTLQIGELRAFKPDGMLHILLHEITLALQSRHKDQIWHVSALLYMLLVRLTIEGERYSAYERSNARLRLDELITFIKQNYHQDLSLPMLAEQMDVTEQHLNRIFKKEFQMTPLEYLMRYRLLKAKEMLIENDATTAHEIAHAVGFNSASYFGSVFKKYEGISPIELRKQYLD, encoded by the coding sequence ATGCCGAAACCTAGCATGGGGAATCCACTGGATACCGATATGCCGCTCATGATTACAGGGCAAAACCAGTTGACCGTTGATGAATTGATGAATTGGAGCGACCATTCACGGGATTACAGCATTGTACAGTGCATCGGAGGAACAGGGCGAATCGCAGCTAAGAATCATGAATTTTCGATCAAAAAAGGGACAGCTCTCATTTTGTTTCCGGAGGTAACATACCGTTACCACAATCTGAGTGATTCATTACGATTTGATTGTCTGTCTTTCAATGGCTATTTATTACCACGATTCTTGCATACCTTGCAGATCGGGGAGCTGCGCGCCTTCAAGCCGGATGGAATGCTTCATATCCTGTTGCATGAAATTACGTTGGCGCTGCAGTCCCGGCACAAGGATCAGATCTGGCACGTATCCGCATTACTGTACATGCTTTTGGTCAGATTAACCATTGAAGGTGAACGCTATAGTGCTTACGAACGTTCCAATGCCCGATTACGGTTGGATGAACTCATTACTTTTATCAAACAAAATTATCATCAGGATCTCTCTCTCCCTATGTTGGCTGAGCAGATGGACGTGACCGAACAACACCTGAATCGGATATTTAAAAAAGAATTCCAAATGACTCCATTGGAGTATTTGATGCGATATCGGTTGTTGAAAGCCAAGGAAATGCTTATTGAAAATGATGCAACTACGGCTCATGAAATAGCGCATGCCGTTGGATTTAACAGTGCCAGTTACTTTGGATCGGTGTTCAAAAAATACGAAGGGATCTCCCCGATCGAGCTACGCAAGCAATATCTGGATTAG
- a CDS encoding FAD-binding oxidoreductase, translated as MKKVIVVGSGILGASTAYQLAKRGAEVIIIDRKDIGQATDAAAGIICPWLSQRRNQDWYQLAKAGARFYPGIIAELEEEGETETGYAQVGALSIHTDEDKINKMEERAQLRKADAPEIGEITPLDAKGTRDRFPLLDERYQSVHISGAARIDGRALRDALIRSAQRNGAKVVHGDATLQFEADRVIGVSVNDQHLLADEVVVCAGAWANTLLKPLGIHFKVHYQKAQIMHLHVTEEADTGRWPVIMPPSDQYLLAFDQQKIVIGATHENDVEGYDTRVTAGGMQEVLNKGLELAPGLTNSTFQEVRVGFRPFTPGFLPVMGAVPGWLGLITANGLGASGLTMGPFIGSQLAKLALGMELDIDIEPYNVGKAMDEMERGES; from the coding sequence ATGAAGAAAGTCATCGTAGTTGGATCGGGTATTCTGGGGGCATCAACAGCCTATCAATTAGCCAAACGGGGCGCAGAAGTAATCATCATAGATCGAAAAGATATAGGACAGGCAACCGATGCAGCAGCCGGTATCATCTGTCCATGGTTGTCACAGCGACGCAACCAGGACTGGTATCAGCTCGCCAAGGCTGGTGCGCGATTCTATCCTGGTATCATAGCGGAGCTTGAGGAAGAAGGAGAAACGGAAACCGGATATGCTCAAGTGGGCGCGCTCAGCATTCATACGGATGAGGATAAAATCAACAAAATGGAAGAACGGGCACAGCTTCGAAAAGCAGATGCACCGGAGATTGGTGAGATTACACCTCTTGATGCCAAAGGAACCCGTGATCGTTTTCCATTGCTAGATGAACGTTATCAATCGGTACATATTAGCGGTGCTGCACGTATAGATGGACGGGCGCTGCGGGATGCCTTAATCCGGTCTGCACAGCGTAATGGAGCGAAAGTGGTCCATGGAGACGCCACGCTTCAATTCGAAGCAGATCGGGTCATTGGTGTGAGTGTTAATGATCAGCATTTGCTGGCAGATGAAGTCGTTGTATGTGCAGGTGCGTGGGCCAATACACTCCTGAAGCCTCTCGGAATACACTTTAAAGTGCACTATCAAAAGGCACAGATTATGCATTTGCATGTCACGGAGGAGGCGGATACAGGCCGCTGGCCTGTGATTATGCCCCCGTCAGATCAATATCTGTTGGCCTTTGATCAACAGAAGATTGTGATTGGGGCCACTCATGAAAATGATGTTGAAGGTTATGATACAAGAGTAACTGCAGGAGGTATGCAGGAGGTTTTGAATAAAGGCCTGGAACTGGCACCGGGTCTCACAAACAGCACATTCCAGGAAGTGCGAGTTGGATTCCGTCCGTTCACACCTGGATTTCTGCCCGTAATGGGAGCTGTGCCGGGGTGGCTGGGGCTGATTACGGCGAATGGCCTGGGTGCCTCTGGCTTGACCATGGGGCCATTTATCGGGAGTCAATTGGCCAAATTGGCTCTTGGCATGGAACTGGATATCGATATTGAGCCGTACAATGTTGGCAAAGCAATGGATGAGATGGAAAGAGGTGAGTCATGA
- a CDS encoding cytochrome P450 — protein MYKEVIRVEDITGFQTRSEEFFPLHWFQQMLSDHPVYYHEDTDTWNVFRYDDVKQVLSNHEYFSAEGTRTTIAVGAKNNEGTPPDKLNISSIDPPRHQKSRSLLSAAFTPRSLKNWEPRIRNIAQQLVADIKPNTTIDMVQALAAPLPSMVMADLLGIPLTDSHRFKNWVDILFQPTNPKTAEESEQKKQTAAQEYYQFLYPIVVHKRTHPGEDIITDLLSVEVEGEKFTEDEVVRTTMLLLGAGIETTSHMVSNTFYSFLYDDPSLYEQLRQNPELVPLAVEEMLRYRFHNAKRHRTVKQDNQLLGVDLKKGDVVISWMSAANMDEQMFENPFELNIHRHNNKRHLTFGNGPHFCLGAPLARMELSIALTAFVEKIARIEPVESFDLEDNLAASAPGQSLTHLPVKIVG, from the coding sequence ATGTATAAAGAAGTGATACGTGTTGAGGACATCACAGGGTTCCAGACCAGATCTGAAGAGTTTTTTCCACTTCACTGGTTTCAACAAATGTTGTCCGATCATCCTGTGTACTATCACGAAGATACAGATACCTGGAATGTGTTCAGATACGATGATGTGAAGCAGGTCCTAAGCAATCATGAGTATTTCTCAGCTGAAGGAACTCGAACGACCATTGCGGTCGGAGCGAAGAACAACGAAGGCACACCTCCGGACAAATTAAACATTTCAAGTATCGATCCGCCCCGTCATCAAAAAAGTCGTTCGTTGTTATCCGCTGCTTTTACACCGCGTAGTCTGAAAAACTGGGAGCCACGAATTCGCAACATTGCACAGCAGCTCGTAGCTGATATTAAACCGAATACGACCATTGATATGGTTCAGGCGCTGGCCGCTCCCCTGCCTTCGATGGTTATGGCCGATCTACTTGGTATCCCTCTTACAGACAGTCATCGCTTTAAGAACTGGGTAGATATTCTGTTTCAACCCACCAATCCGAAGACTGCTGAGGAGAGTGAACAGAAAAAACAGACGGCAGCTCAAGAGTATTATCAATTTCTCTATCCTATAGTGGTTCATAAACGGACCCATCCTGGTGAGGATATCATTACGGATCTGTTGAGTGTTGAAGTTGAAGGGGAGAAGTTCACGGAAGATGAGGTTGTTCGCACGACCATGCTTTTACTTGGAGCTGGTATTGAGACAACGAGCCATATGGTTTCCAATACGTTCTATTCCTTCCTGTACGATGATCCGAGTCTGTATGAACAGCTTAGACAGAATCCTGAATTGGTGCCGCTAGCAGTGGAAGAAATGCTTCGTTATCGGTTTCATAATGCCAAGCGGCATCGAACAGTGAAGCAGGATAACCAACTGCTTGGAGTGGACTTGAAAAAAGGGGATGTTGTCATTTCCTGGATGAGTGCAGCCAATATGGATGAGCAGATGTTTGAAAACCCGTTTGAGTTAAACATTCATCGTCATAATAATAAAAGACATCTTACCTTTGGTAATGGTCCACACTTTTGTCTGGGTGCTCCGCTGGCGCGAATGGAATTAAGTATTGCCTTGACTGCATTTGTAGAGAAGATTGCTCGGATTGAACCCGTGGAGTCTTTTGATCTGGAGGATAATCTGGCTGCTTCAGCTCCGGGACAGTCACTGACCCATCTGCCAGTGAAGATTGTCGGCTAA
- a CDS encoding DHA2 family efflux MFS transporter permease subunit has translation MILGAFLATLNQTIMSVATPELMGDFNISAATAQWLTTGYMLVNGVLIPITAYFMQRFSTKQLFQASMFIFLIGTIVSALATNFGTLLTGRMIQAAGAGIIMPLLMHVILTLFAPEKRGSAMGMVGFAIIFAPAIGPTLAGYILENYSWQTMFYGMIPLTLIVIAFAFVYLKNVSERVNTKFDTISVVLSTIGFGALLYGFSRAGSLGWSSAEVLICIAAGLVALALFTWRQLVSEDPLLDLRAFKYNMFSLTTVISIAITMIMYADMMLLPLYLQNARGYTALESGLLLLPGALFMGFLMPVAGKLFDRFGAKWLAVIGMVITIVTTIGFIDLSDSTSYGYLVLMSTGRRIGMALLMMPIQTAGLNQLPPRLGAHGTAISNTVRQVAGAVGTSLLVSVMTSRTTAHIEDMMATGAANGLSQQQLATESMIQGINDAYVVIIGIAVVGLILSFFIKRTKQAKEEEVKQVIRQKVSMNSN, from the coding sequence ATGATTCTGGGAGCCTTCCTTGCAACGTTGAATCAAACGATCATGAGTGTCGCTACACCGGAACTGATGGGTGATTTTAACATCTCCGCCGCAACAGCACAATGGTTAACGACAGGTTACATGCTGGTAAACGGGGTGCTGATCCCCATTACAGCCTACTTCATGCAACGCTTTTCAACCAAGCAATTATTCCAAGCTTCGATGTTTATTTTCCTAATCGGTACCATCGTATCCGCTCTTGCAACCAACTTCGGCACATTGCTGACAGGTCGCATGATTCAGGCAGCAGGTGCTGGGATTATCATGCCACTCTTGATGCACGTTATTTTGACCTTGTTTGCCCCTGAGAAACGAGGTTCAGCTATGGGTATGGTTGGTTTTGCGATCATTTTCGCTCCTGCCATCGGACCTACCCTTGCCGGTTATATTCTGGAGAACTACTCTTGGCAAACGATGTTTTATGGCATGATTCCATTAACACTTATTGTCATTGCCTTTGCCTTTGTATACCTGAAGAATGTATCCGAACGGGTCAACACCAAGTTCGATACGATCAGCGTGGTGTTGTCCACCATCGGATTCGGCGCATTGCTGTATGGATTCAGCAGAGCAGGAAGTCTGGGATGGTCAAGTGCAGAAGTACTTATCTGTATTGCTGCTGGTCTTGTTGCACTTGCGCTTTTCACTTGGCGTCAGCTCGTTTCGGAAGACCCATTGCTTGATCTGCGGGCTTTCAAGTACAACATGTTCTCCCTGACCACGGTCATAAGTATCGCAATTACCATGATCATGTATGCTGACATGATGTTGCTTCCCTTGTACCTCCAGAATGCACGTGGTTACACTGCACTGGAGTCCGGATTATTACTCCTTCCGGGTGCCCTTTTTATGGGCTTCCTGATGCCTGTAGCCGGAAAATTGTTTGATCGATTTGGAGCAAAATGGCTCGCTGTTATCGGGATGGTTATCACCATTGTGACCACCATTGGTTTCATCGATTTATCGGATTCAACCAGTTATGGTTACCTGGTGTTAATGTCGACCGGCCGCCGAATTGGTATGGCTTTGCTCATGATGCCGATTCAAACTGCGGGGCTTAACCAACTGCCACCAAGACTGGGTGCACACGGTACAGCCATCTCCAACACCGTCAGACAAGTTGCTGGCGCTGTAGGTACTTCATTGCTCGTGAGTGTCATGACCTCACGTACAACAGCACATATAGAGGATATGATGGCAACTGGTGCAGCCAATGGCCTCAGTCAACAACAGTTGGCTACCGAGTCCATGATTCAAGGTATCAATGATGCGTATGTTGTTATCATCGGTATCGCTGTCGTGGGATTGATTCTTTCCTTCTTTATTAAACGCACCAAACAAGCCAAAGAGGAAGAAGTCAAACAGGTTATCAGACAAAAGGTTTCGATGAATTCAAATTAA
- a CDS encoding TetR/AcrR family transcriptional regulator C-terminal domain-containing protein, whose amino-acid sequence MKDEKKSPVDPRILRTRQLIRGAFVELLQEMDIEKLSVNKIAERATINRVTFYLHYRDITDMMEKMADEMIEHIERIVEEYAPHFEKQRTEEAWPVLVKLLEHFAENASFYQVVLATKRTPIFTERLLKLLSTLVKAKIDRAEMEDVLEDSGIHKEIAIWYGSSALIGTIVAWLRNDMPYSPHFLAKQFSLIRSYSYNDLI is encoded by the coding sequence GTGAAAGATGAGAAGAAATCGCCTGTGGACCCAAGAATATTGCGAACACGTCAGTTAATTCGAGGTGCGTTTGTGGAGTTGCTGCAGGAAATGGATATTGAGAAATTGTCAGTGAACAAAATTGCCGAACGAGCGACGATCAATCGGGTAACCTTCTATCTGCACTATCGGGATATTACGGATATGATGGAGAAGATGGCTGATGAGATGATTGAGCATATTGAACGGATCGTGGAAGAATATGCCCCTCATTTTGAGAAGCAAAGAACAGAAGAGGCATGGCCAGTTCTGGTCAAGTTACTGGAGCATTTTGCAGAGAACGCTTCATTCTATCAGGTGGTACTTGCCACGAAGCGCACGCCCATTTTCACAGAACGACTCCTGAAGCTGTTAAGTACCTTGGTCAAAGCTAAGATAGATCGAGCCGAAATGGAAGATGTGCTGGAGGATTCCGGCATTCACAAGGAAATCGCCATCTGGTATGGTTCGTCTGCTTTAATTGGTACCATTGTTGCCTGGCTGCGTAACGACATGCCTTATTCTCCGCATTTTCTGGCGAAACAATTCTCATTGATCCGTTCATACTCTTATAATGACCTGATATAA
- a CDS encoding GNAT family N-acetyltransferase, giving the protein MKYSAERIYVRFWKVEDTSLLLDLQVRNREAIERTSASHRDDSYYSMEKQRELIESWDKKREEGIRYSFGIFLHTTDELVGEISLFKIIMDSTPKWIVGYVTDVLHQGKGYMSEALQCVLEFAKHETEITRIEAGAVPDNTGSIRVLQKAGFTACGSQSVPIQGTLKEHTMFAVDIQ; this is encoded by the coding sequence ATGAAATATAGTGCAGAACGTATATATGTGAGATTTTGGAAGGTAGAGGATACCTCATTGCTTCTGGATCTTCAGGTTCGAAATCGTGAGGCAATTGAGAGAACCTCTGCAAGTCATCGGGATGACTCTTACTACAGCATGGAAAAGCAAAGGGAACTCATTGAGAGCTGGGACAAGAAAAGAGAAGAAGGAATTCGCTATTCCTTCGGTATTTTTCTACATACAACGGATGAACTTGTGGGTGAAATTTCATTGTTCAAGATCATAATGGATTCAACCCCCAAATGGATCGTAGGTTATGTGACGGATGTGCTGCATCAAGGAAAAGGGTATATGAGCGAAGCCCTGCAATGTGTGCTGGAATTTGCCAAACATGAAACTGAAATTACACGCATCGAGGCTGGCGCGGTACCTGATAATACAGGTTCCATCCGTGTACTTCAAAAGGCAGGATTCACAGCGTGCGGGTCACAGTCTGTCCCGATCCAGGGAACGTTAAAGGAGCATACGATGTTTGCTGTGGATATACAATGA
- a CDS encoding response regulator transcription factor, whose protein sequence is MATILVADDDPNIRELVCLFLKNDGFTTVEAADGKEALTVYGETPVDLVVLDIMMPVMDGWALCKELRRANPDLPLLMLTARGETWEKVKGFELGTDDYLTKPFDPLELTARVRALLKRYKIGSTHTIQFGNVILDRQTYKVTRGTESLTLPLKEFELLYKLAGTPGQVYTREQLIDQIWGIDYAGDDRTIDVHIKRLRERFATTPDFRIETVRGLGYRLEVHE, encoded by the coding sequence ATGGCTACTATACTCGTTGCGGACGACGATCCGAACATTCGCGAACTCGTCTGTCTCTTTCTCAAAAACGATGGATTCACGACGGTGGAAGCTGCGGACGGTAAGGAAGCTCTCACCGTGTACGGCGAGACGCCAGTGGATCTGGTCGTGCTTGATATTATGATGCCTGTTATGGACGGCTGGGCATTATGCAAGGAACTCCGCAGAGCCAATCCGGATCTCCCGTTACTCATGCTGACGGCGAGAGGAGAGACTTGGGAGAAGGTAAAAGGATTCGAATTGGGTACGGATGATTATTTGACGAAACCGTTTGATCCATTGGAGCTTACCGCACGTGTCCGAGCATTACTGAAAAGATATAAAATTGGCTCCACACACACAATCCAGTTTGGCAATGTCATTCTGGATCGTCAGACGTATAAGGTGACGAGAGGTACAGAATCGCTTACTTTACCACTGAAGGAATTCGAATTGCTATATAAGCTTGCTGGAACACCAGGCCAGGTCTATACACGTGAGCAGTTGATCGATCAGATATGGGGTATTGATTACGCCGGAGATGATCGAACGATAGACGTACATATTAAGCGCCTGCGTGAACGATTCGCGACGACACCTGATTTTCGGATTGAAACGGTGCGTGGGCTAGGATACAGACTTGAGGTCCATGAATGA